The Pseudomonas benzenivorans region GTGGTCATCGCCCTCGGCGTGCTGTTGCTGGTGATGATGGATGGCCTGGTCAACTCCCTGGAGGAGAGCAAACGCGCCTACTACCAGCGCTATCGCCTGGCCGAGGTGTTCGCCCCGGTCAAGCGGGCGCCGCGCCAACTGCTCGCGCAGATCGCCGCGCTGCCCGGGGTCGCCGCCGTCGAGGGACGCGTCAACGGCGCCGCCCTGATCGACCTGCCGGAAGAGGCGGTGCCGATCCGCGCCCAGGCCGTGTCGCTGCCGGATCATCGGCGGCCACGGCTCAACGCCGTGCACCTGGTCGAGGGCCGCCGCCTCGCGGCCGGGCAGCACGACGAGATCCTCCTGCTGCAGGGCTTCGCCGCGGCCCGGGGCCTGGCCCCCGGCGACCGTCTGAGGGTCAACCTCAATGGCGCCCGGCGCACCCTGCGCATCGTCGGCCTGGCCCAGGCCCCGGAGTTTCTCTATAGCGTGGCGCCGGGCGAACTGGCCCCGGACGACGCCCGCTTCGCCGTGCTGTGGATGAACGAGGAGGCCCTGGCCGCCGCCTTCGACCTGGACGGCGCGTTCAACCAGGCGCTGCTGGCGCTGGGCCGCGACGCCCGCCTGGCACAGGTGCTCGAAGACCTGGAGCGGCTGCTCGCGCCCTATGGCAGCACCGGGGCCTTCGGCCTGGCCGACCAGCTCTCCAACCGTTTCATCTCCGAGGAAATCGCCGGTCTCAGGGCCTCCAGCCGCGTGGTGCCGCCGATCTTCCTCGGCGTCGCCGCCTTCCTGCTGTACATCGTCATCTCGCGCATGATCCAGGCCGAACGCGAGCAGATCGGCCTGCTCAAGGCCTTCGGCTACTCCGGCGCCGCGGTCGCCGCCCACTACGGCAAGTTCGTCCTGGCCATCGCCGTGGCCGGCGCCCTGCTCGGCTGCCTGCTCGGCGTGCTGGCCGGGCGCAGCCTGGTCGGGGTCTACCTGACCTACTACAAGTTCCCCTTCCTGCTGTTCCGGGTCGACCCCGGGGTGTTCCTCACCGGCCTCGCCGTGAGCATCCTGGTCGCCTCGGCCGGCGGCCTGCTGGTGCTGCGCCAGGTGTTCGCCCTGAACCCGGCGGTGGCCATGCGCCCGCCGGCGCCCCCCGACTACAGCCGCTCGGCACGCCTGGGGCGGCTGCTCAGGCGCCTGCTCGACCCGCCCAGCCGCATGGTCGTGCGCCGCCTGCTGCGCCAGCCCGGGCGCACCCTCAGCGCAGCCGGCGGAATAGGCGCCGGCATGGCCCTGACGGTGGCCATGCTCAGCGTGATGAGCGCCTTCGAGCGCAGCCTGGAGCTGAGCTTCGGCGTCATCGACCGCAGCGACGCGACCCTCAGCTTCATCGAACCGCTGTCGGACAAGACCCTCCTCGAGCTGGGGCGCATGGCCGGGGTGATCGAGGTCGAGCCCTTTCGTCAGGTGGCGGTGATGCTGCGCCACGGCCGCCACAGCTACCGCGGCGCGATCAGCGGCCTGGTCGGCCGGCCACGCCTGAACCGCCCGGTGGATAAGCACATGCAGGGCCTGTTCATCCGCGCCGATGGCCTGATCCTCGGTGAGTCCCTGGCGCAGATCCTCCGGGTCCAGCCCGGCCAGAGCCTGAGCGTCGAGGTGCGCGAGGGCCGCCGGCCGCGCCTGCAACTGCCGGTGGCCGGCGTCGCCGAGACCCTGCTCGGCGCCCCCGCCTACCTGGAACTGGGCGCCCTGAACCGGGCGCTGCAGGAGCCCAACCGGGTTTCCGGCGCCTACCTGCGCGTCGACAGCGCCCAGGGCGAGGCGCTCTACCGCACGCTCAAGGAGATGCCGGCGGTGGCCGGCGTCAGCCTGCGCAGCGAGGCGCGGAGCGCCTTGCGCAAGCTGCTGGACAGCGGCGCCGGGGCGATCCGCTACGTGATGGCGGCCATCGCCGCGATCATCACCTTCGGCATCGTCTACAACAGCGCGCGCATCGCCTTCGCCGAGCGCGCCCGCGACCTCGCCAGCCTGCGGGTGCTCGGCTTCACCCGAGGCGAGGCGGCGTTCGTCCTGCTCGGCGAACTGGCGCTGATCACCCTGCTGGCCCTGCCGCTCGGCGCGCTACTCGGCTACTACTTAACCGAGGCGGTGGCGACCGGCTTCAGCACCGATCTGTACCGCGTGCCGCTGCTGTTGGTGCCCAGCAGCTACGGCATCGCGGCCCTGGCGGTGCTGGCGGCGGCGACGCTGTCCGGCTGGCTGGTCAAGCGCGACCTCGACCGCCTCGCGCCGATTGACGCACTGAAGACACAGGAGTGAGCCTTGGCCCACAGCCGATCACGCCTCTGGATCACCCTCGGCCTCGCGGCCCTGCTCGCCGCCGCCCTGGCCTTCGCCTTCTGGCCACGGCCGCTGCTGGTGGACCTCGGCACCGTGCAGCGCGGGCCCATGCAGCTGAGCATCGACGAGGAAGGCCGCACCCGGGTGCGCGACCCCTATGTGCTCTCCGCGCCGGTGGCCGGCCGGCTGCTGCGCGTCGAGGCGGAGCCGGGCGACCGCGTCGTGGGCGGCCAGAGCGTGGTCGCGCGCATGCTGCCGGGCCTGCCCACGCCCCTGGACCGCCGCGCCCATGCGCAGGCCCGCGCCCAGGTCGAGTCCCGCGCGGCGGCGCTGCGGGTAGCGCGAGCCGAGCAGGCCGGCGCCGGCGCCGAACAGCGCCTGGCCAGCCTGGAGCTGCGCCGCACCCGCGCCCTGCATGCCCGCGACGCCGTGGCCCAGGCCGAGCTGGACCGCAGCGAACGCACCGCCGGCATCGCCCAGGCGGCGCTGGAGCGGGCACAGGCGGCCGTGGTCCAGGCCGAGGCGGAACTGGCCAACGCCCGCGCCGGCCTGCTCGGCCTCGCCGACGATGGCACTCCGGCCGCGCCGCTGGCGCTGGCGCTGGTCGCTCCCCTCTCGGGACAGATTCTGCGGCTGATGCAGGAGAGCGAGACCAGCCTGGCCGCCGGCACGCCGATCCTCGAGATCGGCGATATCGCCGGCGACCTGGAGGTGCTGGTCGAGCTGCTGTCCAGCGATGCCGTGCAGGTCGCCCCCGGCGACACGGTGCTGATCGACAACTGGGGCGGCCCCCAGGTGCTGAATGGCGTGGTCGATCGCATCGAGCCGGCCGGCTTCACCAAGTTCTCGGCCCTGGGGGTGGAGGAGCAGCGGGTCAACACCCTGATCCGCCTGAGCGACCCGCCCGAGCGCCGCCCGGGCCTGGGTCATGGCTTTCGCGTACTGGCGCGCATCCTCGTCTGGCAGAGCGCCGAGACCCTCTACCTGCCGTCCAGCGCCCTGTTCCGCCAGGGTAGCGACTGGGCCGTGTTCGCCGTAGAGGCCGGGCGGGCGCGCCGGGTGGCGGTGCAGATCGGCGCCAACAACGGTCACCAGGCGCAGCTACTCGCGGGGCTCGAAGCCGGCGAGCGCGTCGTCCTGTTCCCCAGCGCCGAGCTGAGCGATGGCGCGCGGGTACGGCCGCGCCAACTCACGCCGCGGCGCTGACGGCGGGTGGCGCGCGCCGGCCGCTCGCCAGCGGCGTGCTAAGGTGCCAGTCGATAACCGCCCCGAGGTTGCCCCGCCATGCCGAAGATCGAGTCCCTGCTGCTCACCGCGGCGCGCATCTGCACCTACGACGGCCAGCACCAGCTGACCAACGCCAGCGGCTTCTTCTTCGCCCGCGGCGAACGCCTGTTCCTGGTGACCAGCCGCCACGTGATGATCGACGAGCCGAGCAAGCACTTTCCCGATCGCATCGTCATCGAGGTGCATACCGCCGAGGCCAACATGGCCAGCTCCACCGGCTTCTCCATTCCGCTGTACCGCGACGGCAAGAGTCTCTGGCGCCAGGGCCTGGACAGCGCCGGCGAGATCGACGTGGCGGCCATCGAGCTGGACCGCGGCGCCCTGCCCGAGGCCATGGTCTACAGCGCCTTCACCCCCGAGCACCTGCCGGGTTCGGAGGAGCCGGTCGAGGTCGGCGCGTCGCTGCTGGTTGTGGGCTTCCCCCTCGGTTTCCACGACACCCTGCACCACATGCCGGTGGTGCGCCACGCGGTGCTCGCCTCCTCCTTCGGCCTGCGCTTCCAGGGCCAGGGTTACTTCCTCACCGACGGCCGCACCCACCGCGGCACCAGCGGCGCCCCGGTGGTGCTGCGCCTGCCCGAGCGGCAAGGCGCAGCGGACGAGCTTCCCTGGCGCCTGCTGGGCGTGCACTCGGCACGCCTCGACCTGGGCACCCGCGACCTGCAGCTGGACGAGGCCCTCGGCCTGAACTGCACCTGGTACGCGGACATCCTGCTGACGCTGACGCAATAGCCGCCGAACGGCAAAAAACCGTCCCGATCCGACGGGGCGATTGCCGCCCGGTCAGCTCACAGGCCCAGCTCGCTGAGGCCCGGATGGTCGTCGGGACGGCGCCCCTGGGGCCAGCGGAACAGGCGCTGGCTTTCCTCGATCGGCAGGTCGTTGATGCTGGCGTGGCGCTCGCGCATCAGGCCCTGTTCGTCGAACGCCCAGTTCTCGTTGCCATAGGAGCGGTACCACTGGCCGTCGGCATCCTGCCACTCGTAGGCGAAGCGCACGGCGATCCGGTCGTTGTCGTGGGCCCAGAGCTCCTTGATCAGGCGGTACTCCCGCTCACGCTGCCACTTGGCGGCGAGGAAGGCGCGGATCTGCTCGCGGCCGACCGGAAACTCGCTGCGGTTGCGCCAGCGGCTATCCGGCGTATAGGCCAGGGCCACGCGCTCGGGGTCCCGGCTGTTCCAGCCGTCCTCGGCCATGCGCACTTTCTGCGCGGCCGTTTCGCGGCTGAAGGGCGGAAAGGGTGGGCGGCTTTCATGGGTCATGCTGATGTCCTCCTGATGGGGGTGAAAGGTTAGTTCGGCGAGCGCCCGCTCAGCGAATGCTCAGGGCGTCTCAGGCAGTCGCCAGCGCAGGGCCAGCGCCGCCGGCCGCCGCACCAGCTGCTCGACATCCAGGTGCCAGAGCCGCTCGGCGCCCGGAAAGGCGCGGATCGCCTCGCCCTCCAGGGTCAACTCGGTGCGCCCGCTGAGCTGCAACAGCGTCCCGCTGGCGAAGTCGATAAACAGCAGGCCGGCACGGGGGTTGAGCAGCAGGTTGCCCAGGGTGTTGAAGTGCAGGTTGCCGGCGAAGTCCGGAATGCTCAGGCGATTGCCCGCCACCCGCACGAAACCGGCCGGGCCGCCGCGGTGCGAGACGTCCACGGCCGGGCGGCCGTCGGCCTGTACCACGTAGCTGGCGACGAAGCAGGTGTCCGCCGCCTCGATCATGGCCGCGGCGCGGGCATCGAGGTGATCGCGGCGTTCGGCGGGCTGGCCGGTGTCCACCGCCGCCGGCCGGGGCTCGAGCTGGCGCGGCTGGATGTAGCGCGGGCAATTACCGAAGCTCTGCTCGACCCGAATGTCGAGGCGCTCGGGCTGGCAGCGGCTGACCCGGCCGTTGAGGCGATTGCGCCGACGGCTGTGCAGCTCGATGCCGAGCAGGCCGATGGCCGCGCCCTCGCCCAGGGCCCGGGCAGCGGGGTCGCGCGGGTCGCGGCGGCCGTGCAGTTGCAGGCTGTCCGGCGTCGGCGCCCGGGCGAATCCCGGCTGGCCCTCGAGCAGCCCCGCCCAGGGGCGTCCCCGCTCGTCCACCGCGCCGATCAGCACGAAAGGCAGCTGGCGGTAGAAGTCGCGGTGTTGGTCGGGCAGGTAATCGCGAATCACCTTGCGGCCGACCGCCTCCATCCGCTCGGCCACGCCGGCGCGGGCCTGCAGGTGCTGCTCCCCGGCGTGCCAGGGTGAGGAAGGGCTGGAGACTGTATGCATGGCGACGGCTCCTCGATCGAAGAAAGGGCGGCGGCGCACCGCTTGCACGGTGCGGCGGGCGCCGCGCGCTCAGGCGGTCTGCAGGCCGACGGCGCTGCGCGGCATCGGCACGAAACCCGGCAGGGCCTCGATGCGCGCCAGCCAGGCACGCACATTGGGATAGTCGTCCAGGGACACATTGCCCTCCGGGGCATGGGCGATGTAGCTGTAGCCGGCCACGTCGGCGATGGTCGGCGCGTTGCCGGCTAGGAACGGGCTGCCGGCCAGCTCCTGATCGATGACCCCGAGCAGGGCGTGGGAGCTGGCGATGGTCGCCTCGGCATCGTAGGGCGCCGCGAAAACGGTGATCAGCCGCGCCCTGGCCGGCCCCGAGGCAAGGGGCCCGGCCGCCACCGAGAGCCAGCGCTGCACCCGGGCGGCGGCCACCGGCTCGTCCGGCAGCCAGCGACCGCTGCTGTCGTACTGCTTGGCGAGGTACACCAGGATGGCGTTGGAGTCGCTGAGCACC contains the following coding sequences:
- a CDS encoding efflux RND transporter periplasmic adaptor subunit; the protein is MAHSRSRLWITLGLAALLAAALAFAFWPRPLLVDLGTVQRGPMQLSIDEEGRTRVRDPYVLSAPVAGRLLRVEAEPGDRVVGGQSVVARMLPGLPTPLDRRAHAQARAQVESRAAALRVARAEQAGAGAEQRLASLELRRTRALHARDAVAQAELDRSERTAGIAQAALERAQAAVVQAEAELANARAGLLGLADDGTPAAPLALALVAPLSGQILRLMQESETSLAAGTPILEIGDIAGDLEVLVELLSSDAVQVAPGDTVLIDNWGGPQVLNGVVDRIEPAGFTKFSALGVEEQRVNTLIRLSDPPERRPGLGHGFRVLARILVWQSAETLYLPSSALFRQGSDWAVFAVEAGRARRVAVQIGANNGHQAQLLAGLEAGERVVLFPSAELSDGARVRPRQLTPRR
- a CDS encoding glutathione S-transferase family protein, giving the protein MSHAIKLFRHPLSGHAHRVELMLSLLGLPTEAVFVDLAKGAHKHPEFLAMNPFGQVPVIDDNGTVLSDSNAILVYLAKQYDSSGRWLPDEPVAAARVQRWLSVAAGPLASGPARARLITVFAAPYDAEATIASSHALLGVIDQELAGSPFLAGNAPTIADVAGYSYIAHAPEGNVSLDDYPNVRAWLARIEALPGFVPMPRSAVGLQTA
- a CDS encoding S1 family peptidase, with protein sequence MPKIESLLLTAARICTYDGQHQLTNASGFFFARGERLFLVTSRHVMIDEPSKHFPDRIVIEVHTAEANMASSTGFSIPLYRDGKSLWRQGLDSAGEIDVAAIELDRGALPEAMVYSAFTPEHLPGSEEPVEVGASLLVVGFPLGFHDTLHHMPVVRHAVLASSFGLRFQGQGYFLTDGRTHRGTSGAPVVLRLPERQGAADELPWRLLGVHSARLDLGTRDLQLDEALGLNCTWYADILLTLTQ
- a CDS encoding nuclear transport factor 2 family protein → MTHESRPPFPPFSRETAAQKVRMAEDGWNSRDPERVALAYTPDSRWRNRSEFPVGREQIRAFLAAKWQREREYRLIKELWAHDNDRIAVRFAYEWQDADGQWYRSYGNENWAFDEQGLMRERHASINDLPIEESQRLFRWPQGRRPDDHPGLSELGL
- a CDS encoding ABC transporter permease, with amino-acid sequence MSPLDHKLLRDLRRVRGQALAIAVVIALGVLLLVMMDGLVNSLEESKRAYYQRYRLAEVFAPVKRAPRQLLAQIAALPGVAAVEGRVNGAALIDLPEEAVPIRAQAVSLPDHRRPRLNAVHLVEGRRLAAGQHDEILLLQGFAAARGLAPGDRLRVNLNGARRTLRIVGLAQAPEFLYSVAPGELAPDDARFAVLWMNEEALAAAFDLDGAFNQALLALGRDARLAQVLEDLERLLAPYGSTGAFGLADQLSNRFISEEIAGLRASSRVVPPIFLGVAAFLLYIVISRMIQAEREQIGLLKAFGYSGAAVAAHYGKFVLAIAVAGALLGCLLGVLAGRSLVGVYLTYYKFPFLLFRVDPGVFLTGLAVSILVASAGGLLVLRQVFALNPAVAMRPPAPPDYSRSARLGRLLRRLLDPPSRMVVRRLLRQPGRTLSAAGGIGAGMALTVAMLSVMSAFERSLELSFGVIDRSDATLSFIEPLSDKTLLELGRMAGVIEVEPFRQVAVMLRHGRHSYRGAISGLVGRPRLNRPVDKHMQGLFIRADGLILGESLAQILRVQPGQSLSVEVREGRRPRLQLPVAGVAETLLGAPAYLELGALNRALQEPNRVSGAYLRVDSAQGEALYRTLKEMPAVAGVSLRSEARSALRKLLDSGAGAIRYVMAAIAAIITFGIVYNSARIAFAERARDLASLRVLGFTRGEAAFVLLGELALITLLALPLGALLGYYLTEAVATGFSTDLYRVPLLLVPSSYGIAALAVLAAATLSGWLVKRDLDRLAPIDALKTQE